In Equus caballus isolate H_3958 breed thoroughbred chromosome 7, TB-T2T, whole genome shotgun sequence, one DNA window encodes the following:
- the OR5P3B gene encoding olfactory receptor family 5 subfamily P member 3B: MGTGNYTTVEEFILLGLTEDTTVCAILFIVFLGIYVVTLVGNVIIIILIRSSPQLHIPMYLFLCHLAFVDIGYSSSVTPVMLVGLLRRGTTLSAAGCVAQLCSGVTFGTAECFLLAAMAYDRYVAICSPLLYSTHMSPRICVLLVGISYLGGCVNAWTFTSCLLSLSFCGPNKVNHFFCDYSPLLKLSCSHEFTSEIIPAISSGSIIVVTVFIIVLSYVSILFSILKMHCTVGRHKAFSTCTSHLTVVTLFYGTITFIYVMPKSSYSTEQNKVVSVFYMVVIPMLNPLIYSLRNKEVKEAMRKLMARTQ, translated from the coding sequence ATGGGGACTGGAAACTACACAACTGTGGAAGAGTTCATTCTTTTGGGGTTAACAGAGGATACTACAGTttgtgccattttatttattgtgtttctAGGAATCTATGTGGTCACTTTAGTAGGCAATGTCATCATAATCATATTAATCAGAAGCAGCCCTCAGCTTCATATCCCAATGTATCTTTTCCTCTGCCATTTGGCCTTTGTAGACATCGGATACTCCTCATCAGTCACACCTGTAATGCTTGTGGGCCTCCTCAGAAGAGGAACTACTCTCTCTGCTGCTGGCTGTGTTGCTCAACTTTGTTCTGGAGTCACATTTGGGACAGCTGAGTGCTTCTTgctggctgccatggcctatgatcgctatgtggccatctgctcGCCACTGCTCTACTCCACCCACATGTCCCCCAGAATCTGTGTTCTCTTAGTGGGAATATCCTACCTGGGTGGATGTGTGAATGCTTGGACATTTACTAGCTGTTTATTAAGTCTGTCCTTCTGTGGACCAAATAAAGTCAATCACTTTTTCTGTGACTATTCACCACTTTTGAAACTTTCTTGTTCTCATGAATTTACTTCTGAGATAATTCCAGCCATCTCTTCTGGCTCCATCATTGTGGTCACTGTGTTTATCATTGTTCTGTCTTATGTCTCCATACTTTTCTCCATCCTGAAGATGCACTGTACTGTGGGGCGGCACAAAGCCTTCTCTACCTGCACCTCCCACCTCACAGTGGTCACTCTGTTCTATGGGACCATTACATTCATTTATGTGATGCCCAAGTCCAGCTActcaacagaacaaaacaaagtgGTGTCTGTATTCTACATGGTCGTGATCCCCATGTTGAATCCCCTCATCTACAGTTTGAGGAACAAGGAGGTTAAAGAGGCCATGAGAAAATTGATGGCTAGAACACAGTAG